Genomic segment of Paenalkalicoccus suaedae:
CTTAACATCAGCAAAGTCAAGGTTGATTAACCCTGGCACTGCGATAAGATCCGAGATACCTTGTACACCTTGACGAAGTACGTTATCCGCTTCACGGAACGCTTCAAGCATTGGTGTATTCTTATCAACGATCTCAAGTAATCGATCATTAGGAATGACGATTAACGTGTCTACTTTTTCTTTAAGGGCTTGAATACCACCAGTAGCCTGGTTCATACGCTTACGACCTTCAAATGTGAACGGGCGAGTAACAACACCAACAGTCAACGCGCCACATTCGCGCGCGATTTCAGCGATGACTGGTGCAGCACCAGTACCGGTACCTCCACCCATTCCAGCTGTGATGAAGACCATATCAGCACCTGAAAGTTGCTCTTCTAACTGCTCACGGCTTTCTTCTGCTGCTTTCTTCCCGATTTCAGGATTCGCTCCAGCTCCAAGACCGCGCGTTAGTTTACCACCTAACTGTAAACGTTCAGAAGCTTTTGAAAGCTTTAATGCTTGTGCATCTGTATTGACTGCAATAAAATCAACACCTTGTAATCCATTCTCGATCATTCGATTTACTGCGTTACTACCGCCACCACCGACACCGATGACTTTAATCGTGGCTAGTTGCTCTGTATCCATTTCAAAATCCAACATATCCGATCCCCCAATCTAATTAGCTTACTCTAAAAATGACTTAAACATTTTTGATACTCGTGATTTTAATCCAGGCCCTTCCTTCTCTTGCCTCTGGGCGGGTACCTTTTCTTTTCGATCACGCTTTGGCTCTTCTTCTCTTGGCGCATGATCTGTTATTCCATTACGCAATTCTTTTCCTTGAATCTTCGCATTTCGATGTGCAAATGTAATGAGGCCAACCCCATTTGTAAAATGTGGTTCTCTAACACCAAGATAATCTGGTACAGATATGCGAACGTTGGCATTCAAGACATCTCTTGCTAATTCTAACACACCTTGGGTTTTAGCGTTACCACCGATTAAGACAAACCCTCCAGGTAAATTGTCAAATCCTAAACGATCCACTTCGCGAGCAACTAGTGTAAGGATTTCCTCTAAACGAGGCTCCATAATATTTGCTAGCTGCCACTGTGAGAACTCTTGCTTTTGATTACTCCCAATCTCTGTTACTTGGAAAACATCGTCGTCTGATGCTTCGCTAATAAGCGCATGTCCATGCTCCAGCTTAATGACATCAGCCTCTTCAGCCGACGTTCTAAAGCCAATAGAGATATCATTTGAGACATGGTCACCACCAATTGGTATTTGAGTAGCTCCATGCATAACGCCACCTTCAAAAACAGAGACAGTCGTTTGACCGCCACCTAAATCAATGAGAGCAACGCCAAGACCACGTTCATCCTTCGACAGTGCAATAGAGCCTGCAGCAAGAGGTTGGAAGACTAGGTCTGCAATAGTTAGTCCAGCCTTCTCCACACACCTTAGTACATTATGTAACATAGTTTTAGAACCCGTTATGATCGTCCCTTCCATTTCAAGACGAACACCAATCATGCCTCTAGGATCATTAATTTCATCCAGCCCATCTACGATGAACTGCCTTGGAATAACATCAATGATTTCTCTCTCAGGTGGGATTGACATGACTTGTGCAGCTTCAATAACTCGTGTTACATCAACGTCCCCGATTTCTCTATCATCACTTGATACAGCGACAACCCCGTGACAGTGTTGAAGTTTGATATGATTCCCTGTAATTCCAACGATTACGTTTTTAATAGACATTCCAATCATTCGTTCTGCTTTTTCTACTGCGGAACGAATAGACTGAATGGTATCATCAATATCGACGATTGCCCCTTTTTTCATCCCTTTAGATTCAGCTTCTCCGACTCCAATTATGTTAAGAGAGCCGTTCGTCATCTCTCCAATAATAATCTTAACGGATGATGTGCCAATATCTAACGCCACGTATGTACTTTCTTGATTCATTATAGGCACCTCCTTTTGCGACCAAACTCATTCAATAACGTTCATTATTGAACCTATTCGATACGAACAATCAATTCCCTTTTTATTTGTTCGAAAAACATTTTATTTTGACGACCGGCTTTTCCATCTTTGTAGTAATATTCTTCTGATGATTGCAATATTTTGAAAGAGACGAACGCCAAATGCAAAAATTGCTGCTAAATATAAGTCTACACCAAGATATACACCGAGAAAAGCTAAACTAGTCGCAAGCAATATATTTGTAATAAATCCAGTTACAAACACTTGTTCATCAAATACTTTTTCAAGCTGTGCTCGAACCCCTCCAACAAGGGTATCTAGTGCTGCTAATACAGCAATTGATAAATAACTTGCGTAGACATCCGTGAGCGTAATATCAGCAAAAAATCCGAGGATCAGCCCGAGCAATAATCCTAGTACGGGTAGCATCCACATTATAATTCCTCCTCCACTGTCTCCATGTACCTTACTCGGTGAGAGCTATCAAACGCTGGTACCGTCAGTTCTTCAACTGGCTCAGAGTGGAAGGTGAGGTTTTCCAACAAAAATAATTCGCGCGACTCTGCAGACATTAAGGCAAAGTGCAGGGCTTCTGGATTATCTGTAATGACATGAATTTCTAATGGGAAGTAGGGAAGCCACTTTCCATTTACTAACGTTCGTCCATTTGCTTCACGAATTGCTGTTGTTGAAACAAGTCGTTCTGCTCCTACAGAAATATGAGCAGCTCCTATTGTATTAATATCATTTAAAAGCATTCTGAGTAGATAGGCAGGAACGGTAGAAATACCTCCGCCGTCATAGTCTAATGACAGAGCAATATCCACTGTAACCACAACTCCAGGACCTGATACCTCTGTCAGTCCCGCTTCTTCTTCAAGTGCTGTAAGGATCTCCGTCATTGTGCCTTCAATATTTTCCATATCTTCATATTGAGCTAAAAGCTCTCGTTGCGTACGAATATCTTCTCGCAGCTGCTGTTGTCTTTCCTGCTGACTTAATAAAGCCTGTCTAATTTCGACAGCGTTTCGTTCTCCGTTTGACGCTGTCTCTCCTACTGATTGAAATTGAACAGCTATCATAAACCCAATAACAAATGTTACACACGTAAAAACAAAAACTGCCTTTTTCACGTGCATCAACCTCTTTCACTAGCGATTCGTTCAAGATATACTTCCGATTGCTTTTCCACTCGTACTTGAACATTCTCATTAACGAGCTGATCCGTAACTCCGCCAGTTAACTGCAAAGACTCCTCTAATGTTTCTTGCTCGCCAATTGCAGTAATTACGAATGGAGCAAACGACGTATTCCCATCCACATCAATGACCGGACCTATACAGTTAATCGCTGACTGATGGTTAATCCTATATCCATTGATCGCAATG
This window contains:
- the ftsZ gene encoding cell division protein FtsZ, giving the protein MLDFEMDTEQLATIKVIGVGGGGSNAVNRMIENGLQGVDFIAVNTDAQALKLSKASERLQLGGKLTRGLGAGANPEIGKKAAEESREQLEEQLSGADMVFITAGMGGGTGTGAAPVIAEIARECGALTVGVVTRPFTFEGRKRMNQATGGIQALKEKVDTLIVIPNDRLLEIVDKNTPMLEAFREADNVLRQGVQGISDLIAVPGLINLDFADVKTIMSEKGSALMGIGVATGENRAAEAAKKAISSPLLETSVDGAQGVLMNITGGTNLSLFEVHEAAEIVSNASDSEVNMIFGSVIDEHLKDEIIVTVIATGFEEGKQEQANRAPSSQPKKQVAKKETAASTEEAPPTREQSQEEVDTLDIPTFLRNRRNR
- a CDS encoding small basic family protein; the encoded protein is MWMLPVLGLLLGLILGFFADITLTDVYASYLSIAVLAALDTLVGGVRAQLEKVFDEQVFVTGFITNILLATSLAFLGVYLGVDLYLAAIFAFGVRLFQNIAIIRRILLQRWKSRSSK
- a CDS encoding DUF881 domain-containing protein, with translation MKKAVFVFTCVTFVIGFMIAVQFQSVGETASNGERNAVEIRQALLSQQERQQQLREDIRTQRELLAQYEDMENIEGTMTEILTALEEEAGLTEVSGPGVVVTVDIALSLDYDGGGISTVPAYLLRMLLNDINTIGAAHISVGAERLVSTTAIREANGRTLVNGKWLPYFPLEIHVITDNPEALHFALMSAESRELFLLENLTFHSEPVEELTVPAFDSSHRVRYMETVEEEL
- the ftsA gene encoding cell division protein FtsA — encoded protein: MNQESTYVALDIGTSSVKIIIGEMTNGSLNIIGVGEAESKGMKKGAIVDIDDTIQSIRSAVEKAERMIGMSIKNVIVGITGNHIKLQHCHGVVAVSSDDREIGDVDVTRVIEAAQVMSIPPEREIIDVIPRQFIVDGLDEINDPRGMIGVRLEMEGTIITGSKTMLHNVLRCVEKAGLTIADLVFQPLAAGSIALSKDERGLGVALIDLGGGQTTVSVFEGGVMHGATQIPIGGDHVSNDISIGFRTSAEEADVIKLEHGHALISEASDDDVFQVTEIGSNQKQEFSQWQLANIMEPRLEEILTLVAREVDRLGFDNLPGGFVLIGGNAKTQGVLELARDVLNANVRISVPDYLGVREPHFTNGVGLITFAHRNAKIQGKELRNGITDHAPREEEPKRDRKEKVPAQRQEKEGPGLKSRVSKMFKSFLE